One region of Pseudomonas glycinae genomic DNA includes:
- the rlmKL gene encoding bifunctional 23S rRNA (guanine(2069)-N(7))-methyltransferase RlmK/23S rRNA (guanine(2445)-N(2))-methyltransferase RlmL, whose product MSDRFELFLTCPKGLEGLLIEEAVGLGLEEAREHTSAVRGMATMETAYRLCLWSRLANRVLLVLKRFPMKNAEDLYHGVLDVDWQDHMLADGTLAVEFSGHGSGIDNTHFGALKVKDAIVDKLRTPQGDRPSIDKLNPDLRIHLRLDRGEAILSLDLSGHSLHQRGYRLQQGAAPLKENLAAAILIRSGWPRIAAEGGALADPMCGVGTFLVEAGMIAADMAPNLRREQWGFTAWLGHVPALWKKLHEEAVERAAAGLAKPPLWIRGYEADPRLIQPGRNNVERAGLSEWIKIYQGEVATFEPRPDQNQKGLVICNPPYGERLGDEASLLYLYQNLGERLRQACLNWEAAVFTGAPDLGKRMGIRSHKQYSFWNGALPCKLLLIKVLPDQFVTGERRTPEQRQAEREQAAYDQTPNEPQERKFNKNGNPIKPTPAPAPVIEQPRLSEGGQMFANRLQKNLKAMSKWVKREGIDCYRVYDADMPEYAMAIDLYHDWVHVQEYAAPKSIDPEKASIRMFDALAAIPQALNIDKSRVVVKRRERQSGTKQYERQAAQGKFNEVTEGGVKLLVNLTDYLDTGLFLDHRPMRMRIQKEAAGKRFLNLFCYTATASVHAAKGGARSTTSVDLSKTYLDWARRNLSLNGFSEKNRLEQGDVMAWLENCREEYDLIFIDPPTFSNSKRMEGIFDVQRDQVQLIDLAMARLAAGGVLYFSNNFRKFQLEDNLAERYAVEEITASTIDPDFARNGKIHRAWKITAR is encoded by the coding sequence ATGTCCGACCGTTTCGAACTCTTCCTCACTTGCCCCAAAGGCCTTGAAGGCCTGCTCATCGAGGAAGCCGTCGGGCTTGGCCTTGAAGAGGCCCGCGAACACACCTCCGCCGTGCGTGGCATGGCGACCATGGAAACCGCTTATCGCCTGTGCCTCTGGTCGCGTCTGGCCAACCGGGTGCTGCTGGTGCTCAAGCGCTTCCCGATGAAAAACGCTGAAGACCTGTACCACGGCGTACTCGACGTCGACTGGCAGGATCACATGCTGGCCGACGGCACCCTCGCCGTGGAATTCAGCGGCCACGGTTCGGGCATCGACAACACTCACTTCGGCGCCCTGAAGGTCAAGGACGCCATCGTCGACAAACTGCGCACACCGCAGGGCGACCGCCCGAGCATCGACAAACTCAACCCGGACCTGCGCATTCACCTGCGTCTGGATCGTGGCGAAGCGATTCTGTCCCTCGACCTCTCCGGCCACAGCCTGCACCAGCGTGGTTACCGCTTGCAGCAGGGCGCTGCGCCGCTGAAGGAGAACCTTGCAGCCGCGATCCTGATCCGTTCCGGCTGGCCGCGCATTGCCGCCGAAGGTGGCGCGCTGGCTGACCCGATGTGCGGTGTCGGCACGTTCCTGGTCGAAGCCGGTATGATCGCCGCCGACATGGCGCCGAACCTGCGTCGCGAACAGTGGGGCTTCACCGCCTGGCTCGGTCACGTGCCGGCGCTGTGGAAAAAACTGCATGAAGAAGCCGTCGAGCGTGCTGCTGCCGGTCTGGCCAAGCCGCCGCTGTGGATTCGCGGTTATGAAGCCGACCCACGGCTGATCCAGCCGGGCCGCAACAACGTCGAACGCGCCGGCCTGAGCGAGTGGATCAAGATCTATCAGGGCGAAGTGGCGACGTTCGAACCGCGTCCGGATCAGAACCAGAAAGGGCTGGTCATCTGCAACCCGCCGTACGGCGAGCGTCTGGGCGATGAAGCCAGCCTGTTGTACCTCTACCAGAACCTCGGCGAGCGTCTGCGTCAGGCCTGCCTGAACTGGGAAGCAGCGGTGTTCACCGGCGCGCCGGACCTGGGCAAGCGCATGGGCATCCGCAGCCACAAGCAGTATTCGTTCTGGAACGGCGCGTTGCCGTGCAAGCTGCTGTTGATCAAAGTCCTGCCGGATCAGTTCGTCACCGGCGAGCGCCGCACCCCGGAACAACGTCAGGCCGAGCGCGAGCAAGCCGCTTACGACCAGACGCCGAACGAGCCGCAGGAGCGCAAGTTCAACAAGAACGGCAACCCGATCAAACCGACGCCGGCCCCGGCGCCAGTGATCGAGCAACCGCGCCTGAGCGAAGGCGGGCAGATGTTTGCCAACCGCCTGCAAAAGAACCTCAAGGCCATGAGCAAGTGGGTCAAGCGTGAAGGCATCGATTGCTACCGCGTCTACGATGCGGACATGCCGGAATACGCCATGGCCATCGACCTGTACCACGACTGGGTGCACGTTCAGGAATACGCCGCGCCGAAGTCGATCGACCCGGAAAAGGCCTCGATCCGCATGTTCGACGCCCTGGCGGCCATTCCGCAGGCGCTGAACATCGACAAGAGCCGCGTGGTGGTCAAGCGCCGGGAGCGTCAGAGCGGCACCAAACAGTACGAGCGTCAGGCCGCCCAGGGCAAGTTCAATGAAGTGACCGAGGGCGGCGTGAAGTTGCTGGTCAACCTCACCGACTACCTCGACACCGGGCTGTTCCTCGATCACCGGCCGATGCGCATGCGTATCCAGAAAGAGGCCGCCGGCAAGCGCTTCCTCAACCTGTTCTGCTACACCGCGACCGCCAGCGTGCACGCAGCCAAGGGCGGCGCGCGCAGCACCACCAGTGTCGACCTGTCGAAAACCTACCTCGACTGGGCGCGCCGCAACCTGTCGCTCAACGGTTTCTCCGAAAAGAACCGTCTGGAGCAGGGCGACGTGATGGCGTGGCTGGAAAACTGCCGCGAAGAGTACGACCTGATCTTCATCGATCCGCCGACCTTCTCCAACTCCAAGCGCATGGAAGGCATCTTCGACGTGCAGCGAGATCAGGTGCAGTTGATCGACCTTGCCATGGCCCGACTGGCGGCGGGCGGGGTGTTGTACTTCTCAAACAACTTCCGCAAGTTCCAGCTCGAAGACAACCTGGCCGAGCGCTACGCGGTCGAGGAAATCACCGCCAGCACCATCGACCCGGATTTCGCCCGTAACGGCAAGATCCACCGCGCCTGGAAAATCACGGCTCGTTGA
- the rmf gene encoding ribosome modulation factor, with protein sequence MRRLKRDPLERAFLRGYQYGVGGKSRELCPFTLPSVRQAWINGWREGRGDNWDGMTGTAGIHRLNELHAVG encoded by the coding sequence ATGAGAAGACTTAAGCGTGATCCGTTGGAAAGAGCATTTTTGCGCGGATATCAATATGGCGTTGGTGGCAAATCCCGTGAGCTTTGCCCATTTACTCTACCGTCGGTACGTCAAGCCTGGATCAACGGCTGGCGAGAAGGACGCGGCGACAACTGGGACGGTATGACCGGCACTGCGGGAATCCACAGACTCAACGAACTTCACGCCGTCGGCTGA